In Nocardioides luti, the DNA window TGCCGGGCTGCGGGGAGTTCGGGGTGGCTCCCCCGCCGCAGCACGCGGTGGCGTCGGTCTGCGGGCCGTCGGACTCGTCGGCGGTGATGACCAGGACGCCGTTCTTCCTGAACGCCGGCGACTGCAGGATCCGCGGCACCCAGCGCTTCATGAAGGCGTTCACGGACTTCAGGCCGCCGGGGCGGCCGTCGCCGCAGGCTGTGTCGTGGCCGTCGTCGCACAGGTCCGGGGTGATGTAGACGAGGTGCGGCGTGCGCTTGGTGGAGCGCAGGTCGCGCGGGAGGGCCTTCAGCTTCACCACGTGCTGCTTGCAGTACGTCGGGTGGTCGATGATCGAGCTGAAGTAGACGAACGGGTTGTGGCGGGCGGCGTAGTAGTCGGTGTCGGTCGCCTGCTGCGTGTCGTCCTGGGTGTCGCGGACCGGGTGCTGGCAGTTGGTCCGCATGTCCTGCATGTAGCCCTTCCACCGCAGGTGCTTCCGCGTCATCTGCCGCGGCAGGCTGCGCACGTTCTTCGGGAAGACGCAGCCACGGCCCACCGCCTGCTGCGGCGCCTGGGTGCCGGTCTGCGTGAAGGTCGGGAAGTTCTGGCAGTCGGCCTGCATGTCGGGGTTCACGCCCTGGCCGGAGATCTGCGCGATGTAGTTGCCCTGCGAGTTGTGCGCGGTGCCGAAGTACTGGTTGAGCAGCACGCCCTTGCGGCGCAGCTGCTTCGCGAGGTACGGCGCCTCGGAGCCGGGGCCCCAGGTCTTGTCGTAGCCCTTGTTCTCGATGTTGATGACGAAGACGTGCTTGATCTTCGGGACGTACGCCGCGGTGCCGCGCGCCGGCGAGGCCGGAGCGGACGCGGCGACGGCGGCGGTCACCGGAGCGGCCTGGCGGGGCGCGGCGTCGGCCGGCGGCAGCGCCAGCGCGAGGGCCAGGCCCACGAGGACGAGGAGTCGGGTGTGGCGGTTCATCAGCTGGGGAGCTCCCATCCGTGGGCGAGGGCGAGCTCGCGGAGCGCACCCCACTCGGCGTACTCGGAGCCGCCCTCCTCGGCCTCCTGCGTGGGGCAGGAGGTCGGGACGACAGGGGCGACGGTGTAGGTGGGTGAGGCGGTGTTCGGTGCCGTCGAGAAGTTCAGGACCTCGGCGATGTTGCGGGCCTTGCGGTCCCGCGGCGTCAGGGGCTTGAGCCCCCAGCGCCACTCGATCATCCGGAGCACCGAGGTGTGGTCGTAGACGTGGTGGGAGACGTGGCCGCGGCGGGCCAGCGGGGAGATCATCAGGGTGGGCACCCGGAAGCCGCGCAGCGAGGTCTTCTTCGAGACGTCCGGGGCGTGGCCGGGCGCGACGTGGTCGAAGAAGCCGCCCCACTCGTCGTAGGTGATGACGAGGACGGTCTTCTCCCAGCCCGGCCCGTTGCGGACGGCGTCGTACACCTGGTTGAGGAAGCCCTGGCCGGCGCGGATGTCGGCGTGCGGGTGATCGTCGTTCGAGGTGCCGGACTCCTCGTCGGTGAACTTCGGGTCGACGAACGAGACCGCGGGCAGGGTGCCGGCGGCGGCGTCGGTGAGGAACTGCTCGAAGTGCTTCGAGATGTCGAGGTGCTTGGTGTACCAGAGCGCGGTGAAGGGGACGTCGCTGTAGTAGTAGGTGTGCGAGACGCCCTTGTCGGCGCAGCGGTCCCAGATCGTCGGCATCGTCGCCTGGTCGGTGTTGTTGTGCAGCCGGTCGGTCTGCGCCGCGTGCATGTAGAAGCGGTTGGGGTAGGTCTCGGCCATCACCGCGGAGAAGTAGCGGTCGAACGTCGTCCAGTCCTGGGCGGCGTGACCGGTGAACTCCAGGTCCGCCTTCTCGTAGTACCCGATCGCCTGCAGGTCGTTGCGTCCCGAGCGGAGGAACCCGTCGCACTTCCCGCCGTTGAGCTGGATCCGGCCGCCCTCGTAGGAGTGGTCGGGGTCGAAGAACCCGCAGCTGTCGAAGTCGGTCAGGTGGTGGG includes these proteins:
- a CDS encoding alkaline phosphatase family protein gives rise to the protein MNRHTRLLVLVGLALALALPPADAAPRQAAPVTAAVAASAPASPARGTAAYVPKIKHVFVINIENKGYDKTWGPGSEAPYLAKQLRRKGVLLNQYFGTAHNSQGNYIAQISGQGVNPDMQADCQNFPTFTQTGTQAPQQAVGRGCVFPKNVRSLPRQMTRKHLRWKGYMQDMRTNCQHPVRDTQDDTQQATDTDYYAARHNPFVYFSSIIDHPTYCKQHVVKLKALPRDLRSTKRTPHLVYITPDLCDDGHDTACGDGRPGGLKSVNAFMKRWVPRILQSPAFRKNGVLVITADESDGPQTDATACCGGGATPNSPQPGIFGPGGGRIGALVISRYVKPNTWSTTPYNHYGLLASIEEIFHLRKLGYARSADVQPFGLDVYNSGWNE
- a CDS encoding alkaline phosphatase family protein; amino-acid sequence: MTISRRQLLGAAGATGLAAAAGATRWWPEEAASAATVLPAPGQSGIEHVVVVMMENRSFDHYLGWLPGADGRQAGLTYRDRYGVKHATHHLTDFDSCGFFDPDHSYEGGRIQLNGGKCDGFLRSGRNDLQAIGYYEKADLEFTGHAAQDWTTFDRYFSAVMAETYPNRFYMHAAQTDRLHNNTDQATMPTIWDRCADKGVSHTYYYSDVPFTALWYTKHLDISKHFEQFLTDAAAGTLPAVSFVDPKFTDEESGTSNDDHPHADIRAGQGFLNQVYDAVRNGPGWEKTVLVITYDEWGGFFDHVAPGHAPDVSKKTSLRGFRVPTLMISPLARRGHVSHHVYDHTSVLRMIEWRWGLKPLTPRDRKARNIAEVLNFSTAPNTASPTYTVAPVVPTSCPTQEAEEGGSEYAEWGALRELALAHGWELPS